TATTTTAATAATATACGATCCATTGTTTCGTTAACCATTCCGGCCAAACCGGCAATGAGTAAGGGAATAGCATATATAAGCATGCGCTTTAAAAGTGGCTTATCCAATTTGTATTTTACATTAAGTAAACCGGGCAGTAGCATGAGCAAAGTAGCGATGCTTGCAAGCAAATTGGAAATGAAAATGTAGCCTACTCCGATTTGCGGAGAATAAATTTTTGAAACCAAAGGATAAAAGGAACTGTCGGGATGGCTATAAACACGGCTGCAAAAAACAATGAAGAACAAGTTAAACAAAATATTTAAAAAAATATTGCTGGATTTAATAAGTGCAAAAGCTTTGGGGCGATTGGCTTGGCGCAATTTTGCGAAAGGAATGGCAGTAACTGCATCCAGCACAATAATGATTGCAAACCATAAAATATATTCGGGGTGCGTTTCATAACGCATACTCTTTGCAAGCGGATGAAGAAAAATTAAAATGAAAAAAATAAATACAGCAGAGCTGGTAAATATTGAAATTAGTGAAGTAGAGAAAACTTTTTCCTTGTCGTCTTTGTTTTCGGAGAATCGAAAAAGTGCGGTTTCCATGCCATAGGTTAAGAGCACACCTAAAAAAGAAACATAGGCATAAAGCTCTGTAACCACGCCATATTCCGAAGGTGAAAATACATTGGTGTATAATGGAACCAATAAATAATTCAACAATCGACCTACAATTGTAGGTAAGCCGTAAATGGCGGTTTGAGAGGCTAGTTTTTTAAATGGGTTCAATTTATTTTCCTGGGAAATTAGCTTTACGTTTTTCCATAAAGGCACTTGTTCCTTCTTTGAAATCTTCGGTACCGAAACAATTTCCGAATTCTTCAATTTCAATTTCAAATCCGTTAACTCCGCTTAGGTAATTGGCATTCACAGCTTTGATGGCACTGGTAAGGGCTATAGGCGAACGTGTACAAATTTTGG
The sequence above is a segment of the Bacteroidota bacterium genome. Coding sequences within it:
- a CDS encoding oligosaccharide flippase family protein: MNPFKKLASQTAIYGLPTIVGRLLNYLLVPLYTNVFSPSEYGVVTELYAYVSFLGVLLTYGMETALFRFSENKDDKEKVFSTSLISIFTSSAVFIFFILIFLHPLAKSMRYETHPEYILWFAIIIVLDAVTAIPFAKLRQANRPKAFALIKSSNIFLNILFNLFFIVFCSRVYSHPDSSFYPLVSKIYSPQIGVGYIFISNLLASIATLLMLLPGLLNVKYKLDKPLLKRMLIYAIPLLIAGLAGMVNETMDRILLKYLLPASSNIMAQIGIYGACYKVSIIMTIFIQTFRYAAEPFFFAEARNKDASEIYAHVMKYFVIACCLIFLGTLLYMDIVKYFVGEKFREGLFIVPILLLANLCLGIFFNLSIWYKLSGQTKYGAYLTILGAIITIAANYFWIPIWGYAGAAWATLACYASIMLASYFIGQRFYYIKYDIKRILGYLLGAILIYFISTTFSTFSLSLRLILNTILLLSFCGIAYYLEKDSFQLKNATSHSNEI